One stretch of Glycine soja cultivar W05 chromosome 7, ASM419377v2, whole genome shotgun sequence DNA includes these proteins:
- the LOC114418823 gene encoding E3 ubiquitin-protein ligase ATL4-like, whose protein sequence is MASPPPLSLNVVGSDIDPNTNTFPTVTSSLTPPSPRRSSPLQNLSPSILIIVTVLAVTVIVSLALCFLLRHLNRRCLRRFSSSSAAPSAAATPIFASSRRISPEILHSSASASASVIDTLPLFTFSSVTRRSAAVSGDCAVCLSKFHHHDLLRLLPLCCHAFHAECIDTWLQSNLSCPLCRSTIVADDSDLAKILRPPSSAGSSDSFRLELGNISRRGTDGAAEGGSVARGGSRSYSIGSFEYLIDDESEVPFSHARRRSVDDAKEFPAPAEAPVSHNEASLAGEVGGVRSWLKEYMDRVSVSISSRTASFRGSGRFFSGGGSSDRRSDIVPVAAPEYDAEGNRIGEEISEMFRWLSGV, encoded by the coding sequence ATGGCTTCTCCGCCACCCTTATCGCTAAACGTCGTCGGATCAGACATTGACCCAAACACTAACACGTTCCCCACCGTTACAAGTTCGTTAACGCCGCCATCACCACGCCGTTCATCTCCGTTACAGAACCTCAGCCCCAGCATTCTGATTATCGTCACGGTCCTCGCCGTCACCGTCATCGTTTCCCTCGCTCTCTGCTTCCTCCTCCGCCACCTCAACCGCCGCTGCCTCCGCCgcttctcctcctcctctgcCGCTCCCTCCGCCGCCGCGACGCCGATTTTCGCCTCCAGCCGCCGCATCTCGCCGGAGATACTCCACTCCTCCGCCTCCGCCTCCGCCTCCGTGATCGACACGCTCCCGCTCTTCACGTTCTCCTCCGTCACGCGCCGCTCCGCCGCCGTCTCCGGCGACTGCGCCGTGTGCCTCTCGAAGTTCCACCACCACGACCTCCTCCGTCTCCTCCCGCTCTGCTGCCACGCCTTCCACGCCGAGTGCATCGACACGTGGCTCCAGTCGAACCTCTCGTGCCCGCTCTGCCGCTCCACCATAGTCGCGGACGATTCCGACCTCGCTAAGATCCTCCGGCCGCCGTCATCCGCCGGTAGCAGCGATAGCTTCCGCCTCGAGTTAGGAAACATCAGCCGCCGCGGAACCGACGGCGCCGCCGAAGGCGGCTCCGTGGCGCGTGGCGGTTCGCGGTCCTATTCCATTGGATCGTTCGAGTATTTGATCGACGACGAATCGGAGGTTCCGTTCAGCCACGCTCGCCGGAGGAGCGTCGATGATGCGAAGGAGTTTCCGGCCCCGGCGGAGGCTCCGGTGAGTCACAACGAGGCGAGTCTCGCCGGAGAAGTTGGCGGCGTTAGAAGCTGGCTTAAGGAGTACATGGATAGGGTTTCCGTTTCTATTTCATCTCGAACGGCGTCGTTTCGAGGCTCTGGAAGGTTCTTCAGCGGTGGCGGGAGCAGTGATCGCCGAAGCGACATCGTTCCGGTCGCTGCTCCGGAGTACGACGCTGAAGGGAACCGAATTGGCGAAGAGATCAGCGAAATGTTTCGTTGGCTTTCAGGGGTATGA